The genomic window CGACCAGGTTTTGGAAGAACACTTTCACGGCGACCTGAACAAACTGAAGCACGCCGATTCACGGCATCAGTCGGACGCTTGGTACGCCATTTTTGACGGCGCCGGAGTCGCCCCGCCGCCGCGCCAGACCTGCGTAATGGTCACCCTGACACCGCTGGGCGAACGCAACTTGCCGTTTGTCGTCGGTCGCGGCGTGATGGGCGGACCCCGTGGTCGCCTGCTGACGCTGGCCGAACAGTCGGGCCTGGAAGCCGCCCGCGTGCCCTCGTCCGCACCGCCTCCGTTTAATACAGTTGAAGCGATCGGCAGTTCCGGCCGTCCGCCGCTGCGTCTCGGAGGCCCTCCGGTCGACAACGTCACGATCGACGAAGAAGGCACGATCACGCTGTCGCGGTTGATCGGCTACAGCGTGTTGATCGGAATCGGGTTGTCGTACATCTGCTTCCGCAGCCTCAAAGTCACGATCATGGTGTTTGCCGTCGGCGGCCTGTCGGCGGTGTTGGGAATGGCCATGGTGGGCTGGAGCAATACGGCCGTCGATGCGATCCTGCTGAGCATGCCCTCTCTGGTGTATGTGTTGGGTCTATCCAGCGCGATACATGTGATCAATTACTATCGCGACGAAGTTGAATCGCATGGCGTTCAAGGCGCGGCCGGGCGAGCCCTGCGACACGCCGTGGTTCCCTGCACCCTGGCGGCCGTGACCACGGCCATCGGTCTGATGTCGCTGTACACCAGCAACATCACGCCGATTCGCAAATTTGGCTTGTTCTCGGCGCTCGGCGTAATCGGCACGATTGGCATCCTGTACGCCTACCTGCCAGCCGCCCTGGAAACGTTCGTTCCCAAGCTGGCCACCCGCGAAAAGCGTCCCCAAGGGGACATCGGCGACGGCGGCTTTTTGGGGCGTGCCTGGGAAGCGGTGGGGAACTGGATTGTCGGACGCTACCGCATCGTGGGCACCGTATGCGTGATCGGACTGCTGGCCAGCGGAGCGGGGCTGTTCAAGATTCAAACCACCGTACAACTGCTGAAAATGTTCAGCAGCGATTCACGCATCATCAGCGATTACGCTTGGCTGGAAGACCACTTCGGGAAACTGGTGCCGATGGAATTGGTCGTCCGCGTACCGCCCGAAACGGGGTTGGTCGCCGACGATGCCACAACCGATGCAGACGCCGATGGTAACGCCGCGACCGACGGCGACGCGGAAATCGCGCACTCCTCGATGAACATGCTGGAACGCGTTGAAGCGGTGTCTCGGATTCAAACAGTGGTCGAACAGGCCTTTGGCGAACAGGGCCTGGGCGTGGTCGGACGCGCCATGAGCACCGCCACGTTCTTGCCCGACCTGCCGCCGCCTTCGAACAGCGACCACAGTCCCACGCGGTATCGCTTTGACCAAGAACTCACGGCGGCCCGCGATGAACTCCAACAAAGCGATTATTTTCGCGTCGAACAGGAAGGCCCGCTGAAGACCAGCGACCTGTATCGCATCAGCTTGCGGGTCAGTGCGCTGTCGGACGTGGATTACGGACGGTTTATTTTCCAACTGCGGGAAGCCGTCGAGCCGGTGTTGGAAGCCTACCGCTCGGACGATCAGGTCGCGGAACTATTGGCCGAAGAGACGCGTAAAAAGCGGCTGGTCGCCGTGTTAGGCCGGCCTCAACCGGCGCACCTGGGTATTGAACCTGTTCTGCAGCCATCCGAACAACCCGATGAAGCGGATAAGATCGATCAACGCGCGATCTATGAAACGGCCTTTGCTGATCTGCTGCGAAACCATCGACGCACCAAGGTCATCTGGCATGACCCTTCGACTGGCGCTTTGGAAGGCAAATCGACCGCCGAAGGCTGGGGCAAGATGCTGGCTAGTGCCGACCTGGTGATCGTGATGCGCGACCACGACGACTACGACATGCCGTTCATCAAAGAACACGCCCAGCAGTTGCTCGACGCTCGCCAAGTCGCCTTTGATCGCTCGATTCCGACCATCGTCGATGAGGTCCCGGTAGCCGAAAACGCCGGGCCGATTCAAGTCGTTTATACAGGCGTGATCCCCGTGGTCTACAAAGCTCAGCGGACGCTGCTGTACAGTTTGGTCGAATCGATCGCTTGGGCGTTTGTGCTGATCGCCTGCGTGATGACGCTGCTGCTGAACCCGGGCCGCCTGCCGTTTGAATTTTGGCGGCCCCGCAACCTGTCGTTTGGCCTGGCCGCAGGCATGGTGGCGATGATCCCCAATGTGTTTCCGGTGGTGGTGGTGTTCGGATTGATGTGTCATATGGGCATCAAGATCGATATCGGCACGATGATGGTGGCCTCGGTGGCCATGGGCGTGGCGGTCGACGACACGATTCACTTCCTGGCCTGGTTCCGCCAGAACTTGGATTCCGGCATGCATCGCCTGCAAGCGATCATCGCTACTTATCGCCGTGTCGGCCCAGCGATGACCCAAACCACGGTCGTCGGCGGACTGGGGCTGTTCGTGTTCTCGCTCAGCTCCTTCACGCCTACGCAGCGATTTGGAACGCTGATGCTGGTGATGCTTTGCGCGGCACTGGTGGGCGACTTAATCTTTTTGCCGGCGTTGCTAGCCAGCCCCTTGGGGTGGCTATTTAAGGCCAGAGCCCCCAAACCGAAAAAATCCGAAACAGCCGCGGCGACCGAAAACGCGGCGACAGCGGACAGCGTGAATGTTGCCCAAGCCTCAGAGGCTCCGCATAAAAACGGTGACGTCGCAGGGAAGACGGACGCAGCTTCGGCGCGACGCCCCGGCGTCCGCAGCGATCCACCGCACGGCAGCAAACGCGACAGCTCCACCACCGCGTAAGCGCTGGAGTCCAGGCTTTAGCCGCCCCGAGCGCATCGCAAAGCGCGCTGGAGTCCAGGCTTTAGCCGCTCAAGCGCATAGCAAAGCGCCTAAAGGCTGGACTCCAGCGCGCATCGCAAAGCGCCTAAAGGCTGGACTCCAACACCCACGCTCTGGCGAGCGTGGCTACGGGTGCGTCCAAACTCTGGCGAATTCGGCTACGGGCGGCGTTACGCGGGTACGCGGGCGGCGATGCGGTCCAGCAGGGCTTTGCTCTTTTTGATGCCCTCCGATTCGCTTACCTTGCCGCCTTCGTATTCGATTCCCACGTAACCGTGGTAGCCGTGCGACAAGACGATATCCATCATCTTTTCGTAGTCGGTGTGGATCTCGTTGCCCTGATCGTCGAAGTCGTGCGTCTTGGCGCTGACGGCTTTGGCGTAAGGCATCAATTCGTCCACGCCCTGGTAGCGATCGTACACCTCGGGCTCTTTGCCACGGCTGATCGTAAAGTTGCCGAAGTCGGGCAGCGTGCCGCAATTGTCCAAGCCGACCGACT from Roseimaritima ulvae includes these protein-coding regions:
- a CDS encoding efflux RND transporter permease subunit, producing the protein MLILIVIFFFLPWATRAARLSLQKTENNVKDWLPADFRETSELAWFGQYFAGERFVLATWPGCTEEDQRLSLFANKLRGESAGSTPAKLPANWEAARATAEELRLMLPPEQHKNWGGLEEKWLTSEDGRWYYVTPDGKLFRWDGEANVVQFASSTIKRLVGGQKLDGTFIAAFGGRPRDGAANPYYNDPSLLTASLFRTVQTGPEVADKLAVEGGPLWPVDLTDPDLKPLIAHRRAVERLTGTLFAPAVPHEFSWTAQAFVKAAEESPTDASPQVTAAPEQLAAPEQLAAPELAARFQLSIDQVLEEHFHGDLNKLKHADSRHQSDAWYAIFDGAGVAPPPRQTCVMVTLTPLGERNLPFVVGRGVMGGPRGRLLTLAEQSGLEAARVPSSAPPPFNTVEAIGSSGRPPLRLGGPPVDNVTIDEEGTITLSRLIGYSVLIGIGLSYICFRSLKVTIMVFAVGGLSAVLGMAMVGWSNTAVDAILLSMPSLVYVLGLSSAIHVINYYRDEVESHGVQGAAGRALRHAVVPCTLAAVTTAIGLMSLYTSNITPIRKFGLFSALGVIGTIGILYAYLPAALETFVPKLATREKRPQGDIGDGGFLGRAWEAVGNWIVGRYRIVGTVCVIGLLASGAGLFKIQTTVQLLKMFSSDSRIISDYAWLEDHFGKLVPMELVVRVPPETGLVADDATTDADADGNAATDGDAEIAHSSMNMLERVEAVSRIQTVVEQAFGEQGLGVVGRAMSTATFLPDLPPPSNSDHSPTRYRFDQELTAARDELQQSDYFRVEQEGPLKTSDLYRISLRVSALSDVDYGRFIFQLREAVEPVLEAYRSDDQVAELLAEETRKKRLVAVLGRPQPAHLGIEPVLQPSEQPDEADKIDQRAIYETAFADLLRNHRRTKVIWHDPSTGALEGKSTAEGWGKMLASADLVIVMRDHDDYDMPFIKEHAQQLLDARQVAFDRSIPTIVDEVPVAENAGPIQVVYTGVIPVVYKAQRTLLYSLVESIAWAFVLIACVMTLLLNPGRLPFEFWRPRNLSFGLAAGMVAMIPNVFPVVVVFGLMCHMGIKIDIGTMMVASVAMGVAVDDTIHFLAWFRQNLDSGMHRLQAIIATYRRVGPAMTQTTVVGGLGLFVFSLSSFTPTQRFGTLMLVMLCAALVGDLIFLPALLASPLGWLFKARAPKPKKSETAAATENAATADSVNVAQASEAPHKNGDVAGKTDAASARRPGVRSDPPHGSKRDSSTTA